The following are from one region of the Myotis daubentonii chromosome 2, mMyoDau2.1, whole genome shotgun sequence genome:
- the LOC132228014 gene encoding heterogeneous nuclear ribonucleoprotein A1-like: MSKSESPKEPEQLRKLFIGGLSFETTDESLRSHFEQWGTLTDCVVMRDSNTKRSRGFGFVTYATVEEVDAAMNARPHKVDGRVVEPKRAVSREDSQRPGAHLTVKKIFVGGIKEDTEEHHLRDYFEQYGKIEVIEIVTDRGSGKKRGFAFVTFDDHDSVDKIVIQKYHTVNGHNCEVRKALPKQEMASASSSQRGRSGSGNFGGGRGGGFGGNDNFGHGGNFSGRGGFGGSCGGGGYGGSGHGYNGFGNDGSNFGGGGSYNDFGNYNNQSSGLGPMRGGNSGGRSSGPYGGGGQYFAKPRNQGGYGGSSSSSS, encoded by the coding sequence ATGTCTAAGTCTGAGTCTCCCAAGGAGCCGGAGCAGCTGCGGAAGCTCTTTATCGGAGGTCTGAGCTTTGAAACAACCGATGAGAGCCTGAGGAGCCATTTTGAGCAATGGGGAACACTCACGGACTGTGTGGTGATGAGGGATTCAAACACCAAGCGCTCCAGAGGCTTTGGGTTCGTCACCTATGCCACTGTGGAGGAGGTGGATGCAGCCATGAACGCGAGGCCACACAAGGTGGATGGAAGAGTGGTGGAACCAAAGAGGGCTGTCTCCAGAGAAGATTCTCAAAGACCTGGCGCCCACCTAACTGTGAAGAAGATTTTTGTCGGTGGTATTAAAGAAGACACTGAAGAACATCACCTAAGAGATTATTTTGAACAGTATGGGAAAATAGAAGTGATTGAAATCGTGACTGACCGAGGCAGTGGCAAAAAGAGAGGCTTTGCTTTTGTAACCTTTGACGACCATGACTCCGTAGACAAGATTGTCATTCAGAAATACCATACTGTGAATGGCCACAACTGTGAAGTAAGGAAAGCTCTGCCTAAGCAAGAGATGGCTAGTGCTTCGTCCAGCCAAAGAGGTCGAAGTGGTTCTGGAAACTTCGGAGGTGGTCGTGGAGGTGGTTTTGGTGGAAACGACAACTTTGGTCATGGAGGAAACTTCAGTGGTCGAGGTGGCTTTGGTGGCAGCTGTGGTGGCGGTGGATATGGTGGCAGTGGGCATGGCTATAATGGATTTGGTAATGATGGAAGCAATTTTGGAGGTGGTGGAAGCTACAATGATTTTGGCAATTACAACAATCAATCTTCAGGTTTGGGGCCTATGAGGGGAGGAAACTCTGGAGGCAGAAGCTCTGGCCCTTATGGTGGTGGAGGTCAATACTTTGCCAAACCACGAAACCAAGGTGGCTATGGCGGatccagcagcagcagtagctaG
- the LOC132226609 gene encoding nuclear nucleic acid-binding protein C1D-like — protein sequence MAEEEINEDHPAEIHEYLSAFENSIGVIDDMLKTMMSVSRNELLQKLDPLEHAKVDLVSAYTLNSMFWAYLATQGVNPKEHPVKQELERIRVYMNSVKEITDKKKAARLDKGAASRFVKNALWEPKPKNASKVASKEKSSR from the coding sequence ATGGCAGAAGAAGAAATTAATGAAGACCATCCAGCAGAAATCCATGAGTATTTATCAGCATTTGAGAATTCCATTGGTGTTATAGATGACATGCTGAAGACCATGATGTCTGTTTCTAGAAATGAGTTGTTGCAGAAGTTGGACCCACTTGAACATGCAAAAGTGGATTTAGTTTCTGCTTACACATTAAATTCAATGTTTTGGGCTTATTTGGCAACTCAGGGAGTTAATCCTAAGGAACACCCAGTAAAGCAGGAATTGGAAAGAATCAGAGTGTACATGAACAGCGTCAAGGAAATAACTGATAAGAAGAAGGCTGCCAGGCTGGACAAAGGTGCAGCTTCAAGATTCGTGAAAAATGCCCTCTGGGAACCAAAACCTAAAAATGCATCCAAAGTTGCTAGTAAAGAAAAAAGTAGCCGA
- the LOC132228015 gene encoding LOW QUALITY PROTEIN: cysteine/serine-rich nuclear protein 1-like (The sequence of the model RefSeq protein was modified relative to this genomic sequence to represent the inferred CDS: inserted 1 base in 1 codon; deleted 2 bases in 2 codons): protein MAGLLKRKFDQLEEDDSSLCSSSSLSSSGHHSGSCSPSSSVSPAWDLEEESPWDQMSPPDRNVCGPQSFTPLSILKRAPRKRPGRVAFNGTTVFYFPRCQGFTSVPGRGGCTLGMAPRHSACRRFSLAEFAQEQARARQEKLRLRLKEEKLEVLRSKLTEAGVPEAEAGLTLTLDAIDDASVDEELAEAVASGRLEEMTSLHPYPARKRRALLRAAGVGKIDREEKRELQALRQSREDCGCRCDRACDPETCSCSLAGIKCQMDHTAFPCGCCKEGCENPKGRVEFNQTRVQTHLLHTLTRLQLEQGAESLGELEAPAPGSPPSPGGQVLTPAFSLANXPVSSELGDHSCSSDMSDSSAASGTSEPPDSPAHPALPDPGFQPGMDDDSLERILRFSDSDLGGEEDEERGVGNLDNLSCFHLADIFGSGDPGGLAGWTHSYANTSFTSGILDENANLDASGFLNSGLEGLGEGSLPGTEVLPSMDDAGQSSSVDLSWSSCDSFELLQALPDYSLGPHYTSWKVSDSLDNLEAPHFPLPAFSPPGDTGVCFLESIMGLSEPAAETLASFWNSRLFEDTALASLLELVPERGLGGLFPARKALLLLCHNLGALWGL, encoded by the exons ATGGCTGGGCTGCTGAAAAGGAAGTTTGACCAGTTGGAAGAGGATGACTCCTCACTCTGCTCGTCTTCGTCTTTGTCCTCTTCGGGCCACCACTCTGGCTCCTGCTCCCCAAGCTCTTCAGTCTCCCCAGCCTGGGACTTGGAAGAGGAGAGCCCCTGGGATCAGATGTCCCCGCCTGACCGAAACGTCTGTGGCCCCCAAAGTTTTACCCCCTTGTCCATCCTGAAGCGGGCTCCCCGGAAGCGTCCAGGCCGTGTAGCCTTCAATGGCACCACTGTCTTCTACTTCCCTCGGTGCCAGGGCTTCACCAGCGTGCCCGGCCGCGGGGGCTGCACTCTGGGCATGGCCCCTCGCCACAGTGCCTGCCGCCGCTTCTCCTTGGCCGAGTTTGCACAGGAGCAGGCCCGGGCACGGCAAGAGAAGCTCCGCCTACGCTTGAAGGAGGAGAAGCTGGAGGTGCTTCGATCGAAGCTTACAGAGGCTGGGGTACCTGAGGCGGAGGCCGGCCTGACTCTGACCCTGGATGCCATTGATGATGCCTCTGTAGATGAGGAGTTGGCAGAGGCCGTGGCAAGTGGCCGGTTGGAGGAAATGACCTCCCTCCATCCCTACCCAGCCCGGAAGCGGCGGGCCCTGCTGCGGGCTGCAGGCGTGGGGAAGATCGATCGAGAGGAGAAGCGGGAGCTGCAGGCTCTGCGCCAGTCCCGGGAGGATTGTGGCTGTCGCTGCGATCGGGCCTGTGACCCTgagacctgcagctgcagcctggcGGGCATCAAGTGCCAGATGGACCACACAGCGTTCCCCTGTGGCTGCTGCAAGGAGGGCTGCGAGAACCCCAAGGGCCGTGTGGAATTCAATCAGACGCGGGTTCAGACCCACTTGCTGCACACACTCACCCGCCTGCAGCTGGAGCAGGGGGCTGAGAGCCTTGGGGAGCTGGAGGCCCCTGCCCCGGGCAGTCCACCCAGCCCTGGTGGGCAGGTGCTGACCCCCGCTTTCTCACTGGCCA TCCCCGTGAGCAGTGAGCTGGGAGACCACAGCTGCAGCAGCGACATGTCTGATTCCTCCGCAGCATCGGGCACTAGCGAGCCCCCTGACAGTCCTGCGCATCCAGCCCTGCCTGACCCTGGCTTCCAGCCTGGTATGGATGATGACAGCCTCGAGCGGATCCTGAGATTCAGTGACTCAGacctgggtggagaggaggacgaagaaaggggtgtggggaacCTCGACAACCTCAGCTGCTTCCACCTCGCCGATATCTTTGGTTCTGGTGACCCCGGtggcctggctggctggacccaCAGCTATGCCAATACCAGCTTCACATCAGGCATCCTGGATGAAAATGCCAACCTGGATGCCAGCGGCTTCCTAAACAGTGGCCTTGAAGGGTTGGGAGAAGGCAGCCTCCCTGGCACCGAGGTGCTGCCCAGCATGGAC GACGCCGGCCAGAGCAGCTCAGTGGACCTCAGCTGGTCTTCCTGCGACTCTTTTGAGCTGCTCCAGGCCCTGCCAGACTACAGTCTGGGGCCCCACTACACCTCTTGGAAGGTGTCTGACAGCCTGGACAACCTTGAGGCACCCCACTTTCCCTTACCTGCCTTTTCCCCGCCGGGGGACACCGGCGTTTGCTTCTTGGAATCCATCATGGGCTTGTCGGAGCCAGCTGCCGAG ACGCTGGCTTCCTTCTGGAACAGCCGGTTGTTTGAGGACACTGCCCTGGCATCACTGCTGGAGCTCGTGCCTGAGCGAGGACTAGGGGGCCTTTTCCCCGCCCGGAAAGCCCTGTTGCTGCTGTGCCATAATTTGGGGGCTCTCTGGGGCCTGTAG